In Streptococcus parasuis, the following proteins share a genomic window:
- a CDS encoding RNA-binding protein has product MKNDKQIMQHFAKEEREFVEKIMDMCQQVEDTYSYRLTHFLHPRQDDIVSKIAHYYQLQTFSSRDFLPTEHSRVIIAPSYYELDTQDFRLTALDLSFSRKFHTLSHSQVLGTFLNQLGIKREYLGDIIVNEEQLLVFLDEKFGQIAQQSITKIARVPVKVREISWLSVQLLNQQDWRSKDVLVSSLRLDKLVAVAFNLSRSTANKLIEAGHVKLDYLQSDQPSRTVEIGQLISVRKYGRIRLNEFLGFSKQGKIKLKIDIVKT; this is encoded by the coding sequence ATGAAAAATGATAAACAAATAATGCAACATTTTGCCAAGGAAGAAAGGGAATTCGTTGAGAAAATAATGGATATGTGTCAGCAAGTTGAAGATACATATTCCTATAGATTAACGCACTTTCTACATCCCCGACAAGATGATATTGTATCTAAAATTGCGCATTACTATCAATTACAAACTTTTTCAAGTCGTGACTTCTTGCCAACTGAACATTCGAGAGTCATTATTGCTCCAAGTTACTATGAATTAGATACTCAGGATTTTAGGCTAACAGCTCTTGATTTATCTTTTTCAAGAAAATTTCATACTCTTTCTCATTCTCAAGTATTAGGAACTTTTCTAAATCAATTGGGGATTAAAAGAGAATACTTGGGTGATATCATCGTCAATGAAGAACAGCTTTTGGTGTTTTTAGATGAAAAGTTTGGACAGATTGCTCAACAGTCTATCACCAAAATTGCTCGTGTTCCTGTCAAGGTACGAGAAATTTCGTGGCTGTCAGTTCAATTATTGAACCAACAGGACTGGCGTTCAAAAGATGTTCTTGTTTCCAGTTTGAGACTGGATAAGTTGGTTGCGGTTGCTTTTAATCTTTCACGCTCTACTGCGAATAAGTTGATAGAAGCAGGGCATGTAAAGTTGGATTATCTCCAATCCGATCAACCAAGTCGGACAGTTGAAATTGGGCAATTGATTAGTGTGAGGAAATACGGTAGAATTCGTTTAAACGAGTTTTTAGGTTTTTCTAAGCAAGGAAAGATAAAATTAAAGATAGACATAGTAAAAACTTAG
- a CDS encoding YggT family protein → MQFLIFLILKIVEIYSYLLLAYALLSWFPNLYATPLGRLIQWAVAPMLKPFRRLNLQFLGLDWTVMVAMIALNIGTRILIRILLLLA, encoded by the coding sequence ATGCAATTTTTGATTTTTCTTATTTTAAAAATTGTAGAAATTTATTCGTATCTTTTGTTGGCATATGCATTATTGAGCTGGTTTCCCAATCTCTATGCAACTCCATTGGGGCGTTTGATTCAGTGGGCTGTGGCACCTATGTTAAAGCCCTTTAGACGGCTCAATCTACAGTTCCTGGGCTTGGATTGGACAGTTATGGTTGCAATGATTGCACTCAACATTGGGACACGGATACTGATTCGCATCCTGCTTTTGCTAGCTTAA
- a CDS encoding cell division protein SepF — translation MGIKDTFKNLVNYFEVEDANEVDEQYQANSTGNERPAMHVATTKPVSRPVERPSRVESRGDANSGSESRLQRLHDRQQELMSHSEQGNLKSTIDIKFPKRYEDAPEMVNLLLDNASILIDFQYMSEQQARRCLDYLDGARSVLSGNLKKVSNTMWLLTPVNVTVHIEELRNTNVGANQDSQFDFDMKR, via the coding sequence ATGGGAATTAAAGATACATTTAAAAATTTAGTTAACTATTTTGAAGTAGAAGATGCAAACGAGGTTGATGAACAGTACCAAGCAAATTCTACTGGTAACGAACGACCAGCAATGCATGTTGCTACAACAAAACCGGTCAGCAGACCTGTTGAAAGACCAAGTCGTGTCGAATCACGAGGGGATGCAAACAGTGGATCGGAGTCGCGGTTGCAACGCTTACATGATCGTCAGCAAGAATTAATGTCTCATAGCGAACAAGGTAATTTGAAATCAACAATTGATATTAAGTTTCCAAAACGTTATGAAGATGCACCAGAAATGGTTAATCTCTTGTTAGATAATGCAAGTATTTTAATTGATTTTCAATACATGTCTGAACAACAGGCACGCCGTTGTTTGGATTATTTGGATGGGGCACGATCAGTTCTTTCTGGAAATTTAAAGAAAGTTTCAAATACAATGTGGCTGTTAACCCCTGTAAATGTAACGGTGCATATTGAGGAACTCCGTAACACGAATGTCGGTGCGAATCAAGATTCTCAATTTGATTTTGATATGAAGCGGTAA
- a CDS encoding YggS family pyridoxal phosphate-dependent enzyme, which yields MNLQKNRDDVFATVEQAEKNAHRPSQSVNVIAVTKYVDSSIVRELIKTGIHHIGENRVDKFLDKYHALSDQELTWHLIGTLQRRKVKDVINYVDYFHALDSVKLAEEINKRAEKPIKCFLQLNISGEQSKHGFSVDELEEIIPQLIPFEKVEVVGLMTMAPFDADSEELNEIFSKMNEIHKTLSARNIPHMPFTELSMGMSGDYVQAIQNGATFVRVGSAFFTE from the coding sequence ATGAATTTACAAAAAAATAGAGATGATGTGTTTGCTACTGTTGAACAAGCAGAGAAAAATGCACATCGGCCTAGTCAATCAGTGAATGTCATAGCTGTCACAAAATATGTTGACAGCTCTATTGTTAGAGAATTGATTAAAACAGGGATTCATCATATTGGTGAAAATCGTGTTGATAAATTTTTAGACAAGTATCATGCCTTATCTGATCAAGAATTGACTTGGCATCTGATTGGTACACTTCAAAGAAGAAAAGTGAAAGATGTGATCAATTATGTCGATTACTTTCATGCTTTGGATTCAGTCAAATTAGCTGAGGAAATCAATAAACGTGCAGAGAAACCGATTAAATGCTTCTTACAATTGAATATTTCAGGTGAGCAAAGTAAGCATGGCTTCTCTGTTGATGAATTAGAGGAGATTATTCCTCAATTGATCCCTTTTGAGAAAGTGGAAGTTGTTGGTTTGATGACAATGGCACCTTTTGATGCTGATTCAGAAGAATTAAACGAAATTTTCTCAAAAATGAATGAGATACATAAAACACTATCAGCGAGAAACATACCGCATATGCCATTTACTGAATTAAGTATGGGAATGAGCGGTGACTATGTACAGGCAATACAAAATGGGGCAACCTTTGTCCGTGTAGGCTCTGCATTTTTTACTGAATAG
- the ftsZ gene encoding cell division protein FtsZ — MAFSFEAAASHGAVIKVIGVGGGGGNAINRMIEEGVAGVEFIAANTDVQALSSSKAETVIQLGPKLTRGLGAGGQPEVGRKAAEESEEALTNVLSGADMVFITAGMGGGSGTGAAPVIARIAKNLGALTVAVVTRPFGFEGNKRGNFAIEGIEGLREQVDTLLIISNNNLLEIVDKKTPLLEALSEADNVLRQGVQGITDLITNPGLINLDFADVKTVMENKGNALMGIGIGTGEDRVVEAARKAIYSPLLETTIDGAEDVIVNVTGGYDMTLTEAEDASEIVNQAAGQGVNIWLGTSIDESMKDEIRVTVVATGVRQEPSERASRSRVSEHVAPRRSQHFDLPTNPTPSASRGVTQPESPKASAFGEWDLRRENLIRSTEAEPQSGVSVEKFTMDADEDELDTPPFFRNR, encoded by the coding sequence ATGGCATTTTCATTTGAAGCAGCAGCAAGTCATGGTGCTGTCATTAAAGTAATTGGTGTCGGTGGTGGCGGTGGTAACGCCATCAACCGTATGATTGAGGAAGGTGTGGCTGGTGTTGAATTTATCGCAGCCAACACAGACGTACAAGCATTGAGTAGCTCAAAGGCAGAAACAGTTATCCAATTGGGTCCTAAATTGACTCGTGGTTTGGGTGCTGGAGGTCAGCCTGAAGTTGGTCGCAAAGCAGCTGAAGAGAGTGAAGAAGCTTTGACCAATGTTCTTTCAGGAGCTGATATGGTCTTCATTACTGCTGGTATGGGCGGTGGATCTGGTACAGGTGCAGCTCCAGTGATTGCACGCATTGCAAAAAATTTGGGTGCTTTAACAGTTGCAGTTGTAACACGTCCATTTGGATTTGAAGGAAACAAGCGTGGCAACTTTGCGATTGAAGGAATTGAAGGTCTTCGTGAACAAGTAGATACACTCTTGATTATTTCAAACAACAACTTGCTTGAAATTGTTGATAAGAAAACTCCATTGTTGGAAGCCTTGAGTGAGGCTGACAACGTACTCCGTCAAGGTGTACAAGGGATTACCGATTTGATTACGAATCCTGGTTTGATCAACTTGGACTTCGCTGATGTGAAGACAGTGATGGAAAACAAAGGAAATGCTCTTATGGGTATTGGTATCGGTACAGGTGAAGATCGTGTTGTTGAAGCAGCTCGTAAAGCGATTTATTCACCACTTCTTGAAACAACAATTGATGGTGCTGAAGATGTCATTGTCAACGTAACTGGTGGTTACGATATGACGTTGACAGAAGCCGAAGATGCTTCAGAGATTGTAAATCAAGCGGCTGGACAAGGTGTCAATATTTGGTTGGGAACATCAATCGATGAGTCAATGAAAGATGAAATCCGAGTAACTGTGGTTGCAACTGGTGTTCGTCAAGAACCATCAGAGCGTGCTAGTCGTTCACGTGTATCAGAGCATGTAGCACCTCGTCGCTCACAGCATTTTGATTTACCAACTAATCCTACGCCATCTGCTAGCCGTGGTGTGACTCAACCTGAGTCACCAAAAGCATCAGCATTTGGTGAATGGGATTTACGTCGTGAAAACTTAATCCGTTCTACAGAAGCAGAACCACAATCTGGTGTTTCCGTTGAAAAATTTACAATGGATGCGGATGAGGACGAATTAGATACACCGCCATTTTTCAGAAATCGTTAA
- the ftsA gene encoding cell division protein FtsA translates to MVKSGFFTGLDIGTSSVKVLVAEYADNEMNVIGVSSVKSAGVKDGIIVNIDVAAGAIKKALEQAEEKSGIRIDRVNVGLPANLLQIEPTQGMIPVTTDSQEITDLDVENVVKSALTKSMTPEREVISFIPEEFVVDGFQGIKDPRGMMGIRLEMRGMLYTGPRTILHNLRKTVERAGVQVENIVISPLALTRSVLNEGEREFGATVIDLGGGQTTVAVMRNQELQYTNIYQEGGDYITKDISKVLTTSQSIAENLKFNYGIAYPQDASDKEKFTVEVIGESTPVEVTERYLSEVISARLRQIFDRVRQDLERTRALDLPGGVVLVGGGAILPGIAELAQEVLGANTKLFVPNQIGIRNPAFASVISLVEYVGGLEEVEKIAQRAVNGEADLRQKPVDFTVSRPRVVPTIQPEVTIPVETNEDNDRSLHDFEDEHDETQSATRSNFTDRLRGLFGSMFE, encoded by the coding sequence ATGGTAAAAAGCGGCTTTTTTACGGGTTTAGATATTGGTACAAGCTCCGTTAAAGTCTTGGTAGCTGAATATGCAGATAATGAAATGAATGTGATCGGAGTTAGTAGCGTAAAAAGCGCTGGCGTTAAGGATGGCATTATTGTAAATATTGATGTAGCGGCAGGTGCGATTAAAAAAGCACTAGAACAAGCAGAAGAAAAATCAGGAATTCGTATTGATAGAGTAAATGTTGGTTTACCAGCAAATCTATTGCAAATTGAACCAACGCAAGGGATGATTCCTGTAACTACAGATTCTCAAGAAATTACAGATTTAGATGTTGAGAATGTAGTGAAGTCTGCTTTAACAAAGAGTATGACACCTGAGCGCGAAGTTATTTCCTTCATTCCAGAAGAGTTCGTTGTAGATGGATTCCAAGGGATTAAAGATCCTCGTGGGATGATGGGGATTCGTTTGGAAATGCGTGGCATGCTTTATACTGGACCACGTACCATTCTTCATAACTTACGAAAAACTGTTGAACGTGCAGGTGTTCAGGTTGAGAACATTGTGATTTCACCACTTGCTCTTACACGCTCTGTTTTAAATGAAGGAGAACGTGAATTTGGTGCAACAGTGATTGACCTTGGTGGAGGTCAAACGACTGTAGCAGTTATGAGAAACCAAGAGTTGCAATATACGAATATTTACCAAGAAGGTGGAGACTACATCACTAAGGATATTTCTAAGGTATTGACAACGTCACAAAGCATTGCAGAAAACCTTAAATTCAACTACGGAATTGCCTATCCGCAGGATGCAAGTGATAAGGAAAAATTCACTGTTGAGGTGATTGGAGAAAGCACACCTGTTGAAGTAACAGAACGTTATTTATCAGAAGTTATTTCAGCCCGTCTTCGTCAAATTTTTGACCGAGTAAGACAGGATTTGGAACGTACTCGTGCTCTTGATTTGCCAGGCGGTGTTGTCTTGGTTGGTGGCGGTGCCATTTTACCAGGTATCGCAGAATTGGCCCAAGAAGTATTGGGAGCTAATACAAAACTTTTTGTTCCAAATCAAATTGGTATCCGCAATCCAGCTTTTGCTAGCGTGATTAGTTTAGTTGAATATGTTGGTGGTTTAGAAGAAGTTGAAAAGATTGCACAGCGCGCAGTAAATGGTGAAGCTGATTTGCGTCAAAAACCTGTTGATTTTACTGTTTCTCGTCCTCGAGTTGTTCCAACTATTCAACCTGAGGTGACTATTCCTGTTGAGACCAACGAGGATAATGACAGATCTCTTCATGATTTTGAAGATGAGCATGATGAAACACAATCAGCGACAAGAAGCAATTTCACAGATCGTCTTCGTGGTTTGTTTGGTAGCATGTTTGAATAA
- a CDS encoding cell division protein FtsQ/DivIB, whose product MDEKDPKELVENKNSEPSPDLESSVPTMDASDDEKSAFFEQWKARHQAYLEQQNQQDEEVFVPVDEPEKKKNGFLKRWEKNKKTNETPTEITDDALEQEPVALKKKEPLPRRALLKAIPVLLGSLVLFLLSLYFITPFSKDKIISVQGNERLTAQEVEQLSLISNQDYIVTIALNAKNYAENIKKASPEISEATIAYRFPNAFTIHVKEYKLIGYLEENSQYYRILSSGEIASEAIPADQLPETYLLVKLTDKASIKSLAEQLAKVDETITSKIQEITLTPSKVTADLLTLTMTDGNTILVPLSEIDTKLPYYSKIALDIVEPSVIDMEVGIYRYVKTSQ is encoded by the coding sequence ATGGATGAAAAAGACCCGAAAGAGTTGGTAGAAAATAAGAATTCAGAGCCATCTCCTGATTTAGAATCCTCTGTTCCAACCATGGATGCCTCAGACGATGAGAAAAGTGCCTTCTTTGAACAATGGAAAGCACGGCATCAAGCTTATTTGGAACAACAAAATCAGCAAGATGAAGAAGTTTTTGTTCCTGTAGATGAACCGGAAAAGAAAAAAAACGGCTTCCTAAAACGCTGGGAAAAAAACAAGAAAACGAATGAAACACCAACTGAAATAACGGATGATGCATTAGAACAAGAACCAGTTGCTTTAAAGAAAAAGGAACCGCTTCCTAGAAGGGCCCTTTTAAAAGCAATCCCAGTTTTGCTGGGTAGTTTGGTTCTGTTCTTGCTCTCGCTGTATTTTATCACACCATTTAGTAAGGACAAGATCATCTCCGTACAAGGAAATGAGCGGTTAACTGCCCAAGAAGTGGAACAGCTCAGTTTGATTTCGAATCAGGATTATATAGTTACGATAGCATTGAATGCAAAAAATTATGCTGAGAACATCAAAAAAGCAAGTCCTGAGATTTCTGAAGCAACCATAGCCTATCGTTTTCCAAATGCCTTTACTATTCACGTTAAAGAGTATAAGTTGATAGGTTATCTGGAAGAAAATAGCCAATATTATCGGATTCTTTCCAGTGGAGAAATAGCTAGCGAAGCAATCCCAGCAGATCAACTTCCTGAAACCTATCTTTTAGTAAAATTGACAGATAAGGCATCAATCAAATCGCTTGCGGAGCAACTGGCCAAGGTGGATGAAACTATCACTTCCAAGATTCAAGAAATCACTTTAACACCAAGCAAAGTTACAGCGGATTTATTGACTTTGACCATGACAGATGGCAATACGATTTTGGTTCCTTTAAGTGAAATCGATACCAAGTTACCATACTATTCAAAAATTGCGTTGGATATTGTTGAACCGTCTGTCATAGATATGGAAGTAGGAATCTATCGATATGTCAAAACTAGTCAATAA
- a CDS encoding UDP-N-acetylglucosamine--N-acetylmuramyl-(pentapeptide) pyrophosphoryl-undecaprenol N-acetylglucosamine transferase produces MKKIVFTGGGTVGHVTLNLLLMPRFIKDGWEVHYIGDRNGIEYEQIKNSGLDVQFHSIATGKLRRYFSFQNMLDVFKVGFGILQSIAIIAKIRPQALFSKGGFVSVPPVIAANLLRVPVFIHESDLSTGLANKIAYKFATTMYSTFEQPTELAKVKHVGAVTKVGQHTDKVTPIQLPEILSHFDKQLPTLLFVGGSGGAKVFNNLISQHAKTLTEGFNIINLTGDARLNQLDKHIYRVDYITELYQPLMDFADVVVTRGGSNTLFELIAMKKLHLIVPLGRQASRGDQIENALYAEKKGYSRQISEEHFTVDTLLSEVEALLENKDFYIQNMEQSTEIQSVDSFYHLLMEDIGR; encoded by the coding sequence ATGAAAAAAATTGTTTTTACAGGTGGAGGAACAGTCGGACACGTGACGCTCAATCTCCTTTTAATGCCTCGTTTCATCAAAGATGGTTGGGAAGTGCATTATATTGGGGATCGAAATGGGATTGAGTATGAGCAAATTAAAAATTCTGGCTTAGATGTCCAATTTCATTCCATCGCTACTGGGAAACTGCGTCGCTATTTCTCTTTCCAAAATATGTTGGATGTATTCAAGGTTGGGTTTGGCATTCTTCAATCCATTGCGATTATTGCCAAAATTCGTCCTCAAGCCCTATTTTCAAAAGGTGGTTTTGTTTCTGTACCACCTGTCATCGCTGCAAACTTGTTAAGAGTACCGGTCTTTATCCACGAATCTGATTTGTCGACGGGACTAGCCAATAAAATTGCCTATAAGTTTGCGACGACAATGTATAGTACCTTTGAGCAACCAACAGAACTGGCAAAAGTAAAACACGTTGGGGCAGTGACCAAGGTCGGACAGCATACAGACAAGGTTACTCCAATCCAATTACCTGAAATCCTAAGCCATTTTGACAAACAATTGCCGACTTTATTATTTGTTGGTGGTTCTGGTGGAGCTAAGGTATTTAATAATTTAATCAGCCAGCATGCTAAGACATTGACAGAAGGTTTCAATATTATTAACCTGACTGGCGATGCACGACTCAACCAACTGGATAAACATATCTATCGTGTAGATTATATTACGGAGCTTTATCAACCCTTGATGGATTTTGCGGATGTCGTGGTGACACGTGGTGGTTCTAATACCTTATTTGAATTGATTGCAATGAAAAAATTGCATCTCATCGTTCCACTCGGCCGTCAAGCAAGTCGTGGAGATCAGATTGAAAATGCTCTGTATGCGGAGAAAAAAGGTTACTCTCGACAAATTAGTGAGGAGCATTTTACAGTTGATACCTTGTTGTCTGAGGTGGAAGCTTTGCTAGAAAACAAAGACTTTTATATCCAAAATATGGAACAATCTACTGAAATACAATCAGTTGATAGTTTTTATCACTTGTTGATGGAAGATATAGGAAGGTAG
- the murD gene encoding UDP-N-acetylmuramoyl-L-alanine--D-glutamate ligase, producing MKMIEQFKNKKVLVLGLAKSGESAARLLDKLGAIVTVNDGKPFDENPTAQSLLEEGIRVICGSHPLDLLDEDFALVVKNPGIRYDNPMVEKALQKEIPVWTEVELAYLISEAPIVGITGSNGKTTTTTMIAEVLNAGHKPAKLCGNIGYPASSVAQTATKDDTLVMELSSFQLMGTESFRPHIAVLTNLIASHIDYHGTFEDYVAAKWMIQRQMTEEDFIVLNVNQAEIKELALHTKANVVPFSTLEEVDGAYLADGKLYFKGEYVMDADQLGVPGAHNIENALATIAVAKILGVTNQAIQESLSAFGGVKHRLQFVGKINDVSFYNDSKSTNILATQKALSGFDNQKVVLIAGGLDRGNEFDDLVSDLVGLKKMVILGQSAPRVQRAAEKAGVDYISADEIADATRKAFEIAEPGDVVLLSPANASWDMYPNFEVRGDVFLQTYEELSK from the coding sequence ATGAAAATGATTGAACAGTTTAAAAATAAAAAAGTATTAGTTTTGGGATTGGCAAAATCTGGGGAATCAGCTGCTCGTTTATTGGATAAATTGGGGGCGATTGTGACAGTGAATGATGGAAAACCATTTGATGAAAATCCGACGGCACAATCATTGTTGGAAGAAGGGATTCGTGTCATTTGTGGAAGTCATCCCTTGGATTTACTGGATGAAGATTTTGCGCTTGTTGTGAAAAATCCAGGTATTCGCTATGATAATCCGATGGTTGAAAAGGCTTTGCAAAAAGAAATTCCTGTGTGGACTGAGGTTGAATTGGCTTATTTGATTTCAGAGGCTCCAATTGTCGGCATTACTGGCTCTAATGGTAAAACAACTACAACCACTATGATTGCTGAAGTCTTAAATGCTGGACACAAACCTGCTAAATTATGTGGGAATATTGGCTATCCCGCTTCATCTGTGGCACAGACAGCAACAAAGGACGATACTTTGGTTATGGAGTTGTCTTCTTTCCAACTAATGGGAACAGAATCGTTCAGACCTCATATTGCAGTACTGACAAATTTGATTGCAAGCCATATTGATTATCATGGGACTTTTGAAGACTACGTGGCTGCGAAATGGATGATTCAACGTCAAATGACAGAAGAGGATTTCATTGTCTTGAACGTCAATCAAGCTGAAATCAAAGAATTGGCTCTACATACAAAAGCTAATGTTGTGCCATTTTCAACCTTGGAAGAGGTGGATGGTGCCTATTTAGCTGATGGAAAATTGTACTTCAAGGGTGAATATGTCATGGATGCAGATCAGCTGGGTGTCCCAGGAGCTCATAATATCGAAAATGCCTTGGCTACCATTGCAGTTGCCAAGATTTTGGGAGTAACCAATCAGGCGATTCAAGAGAGTTTGTCTGCATTTGGTGGTGTGAAACACCGCCTACAGTTTGTTGGTAAAATAAACGATGTGTCATTCTATAACGATAGCAAGTCTACCAATATATTAGCAACTCAAAAAGCTCTTTCAGGCTTTGATAATCAAAAGGTAGTATTGATTGCGGGCGGTTTGGATCGTGGCAATGAATTTGATGATTTAGTATCAGATCTTGTAGGCTTGAAGAAGATGGTTATCTTAGGTCAGTCAGCACCACGTGTGCAACGGGCTGCTGAAAAAGCTGGTGTTGACTATATTTCGGCTGATGAGATTGCGGATGCTACTCGTAAGGCCTTTGAAATTGCTGAACCAGGGGATGTTGTCCTTTTGAGCCCCGCAAATGCAAGTTGGGATATGTATCCTAATTTTGAGGTTCGTGGCGATGTATTCCTACAAACCTATGAGGAGTTAAGTAAATAA
- the tnpB gene encoding IS66 family insertion sequence element accessory protein TnpB (TnpB, as the term is used for proteins encoded by IS66 family insertion elements, is considered an accessory protein, since TnpC, encoded by a neighboring gene, is a DDE family transposase.) has translation MTIRLSDLGQVYLVCGKTDMRQGIDSLAYLVKSHFNLDPFSGQVYLFCGGRKDRFKALYWDGQGFWLLYKRFENGKLTWPNNEEEVKALTSEQVDWLMKGFSISPKINVSKSRDFY, from the coding sequence ATGACCATCCGACTCAGTGATTTAGGTCAAGTCTACTTGGTTTGCGGGAAAACGGATATGCGTCAAGGGATTGATTCTCTCGCCTACCTTGTCAAAAGTCATTTCAATCTGGATCCCTTCTCCGGTCAGGTCTATCTCTTCTGCGGAGGTCGAAAAGATCGATTCAAAGCTCTTTATTGGGATGGACAGGGATTTTGGTTATTGTATAAACGTTTTGAAAATGGGAAATTGACCTGGCCAAACAATGAAGAGGAGGTTAAGGCGCTAACTTCCGAGCAGGTGGACTGGCTCATGAAAGGATTTTCTATCAGTCCAAAAATAAATGTTTCAAAAAGTCGTGATTTCTATTGA
- a CDS encoding IS66-like element short variant transposase encodes MGRKASLKKKLTYPVETETITYKRKKAKGVRQAIFSQFTPEIIHHELQGEDCTCPDCHGQLKEIGSTVQRQELVFIPAQLKRIDHVQHAYKCQACSQKNLSDKIIKAPVPKAPLAHSLGSASIIAHTIHQKFNLKVPNYRQEEDWHKLGLPISRKEIANWHIKSSQYYFEPIYDLLHEKLLEQPILHADETSYKVLENDSQLTFYWTFLSGKHEKKGITLYHHDKRRSSLVVEKFLGNYAGYVHCDMWSAYRQLDKAQLVGCWAHVRRKFFEATPKKTNKTSLGAKGLAYCDRLFALENDWADLSTEERLHKRQTELAPLMDEFFDWCRNQAVLPGSKLGTAIEYSLNYETTFRTVLSDGDLVLSNNMAERAMKTLVMGRKNWLFSQSFEGAKSTAVILSLLETAKRHGLDAEKYMTYLLEHLPNEETLAKKEVLEAYLPWKEKIKRACK; translated from the coding sequence TTGGGGAGGAAAGCCTCCCTGAAGAAGAAGCTGACTTACCCAGTTGAAACAGAAACAATTACCTATAAACGTAAGAAAGCTAAGGGAGTTCGTCAGGCTATTTTTAGTCAGTTCACTCCAGAGATTATTCATCATGAATTGCAGGGCGAAGACTGCACTTGTCCAGACTGTCATGGACAGTTGAAAGAGATTGGTTCTACTGTTCAACGGCAAGAGTTGGTCTTCATTCCCGCACAATTAAAGCGGATTGACCATGTTCAACACGCATACAAGTGTCAGGCTTGTAGTCAGAAGAATCTGAGCGATAAGATTATCAAGGCTCCAGTTCCTAAGGCACCTTTGGCACACAGCTTGGGTTCAGCTTCTATCATCGCCCATACTATTCATCAGAAGTTCAATCTTAAGGTGCCCAATTACCGCCAGGAAGAGGACTGGCATAAGCTTGGTCTGCCAATCAGTCGGAAGGAAATAGCCAACTGGCACATCAAGTCTAGTCAGTATTATTTCGAACCGATTTATGACCTGTTGCACGAGAAATTGTTGGAGCAGCCTATTCTCCATGCGGATGAGACCTCCTACAAGGTCTTAGAAAATGATAGCCAGTTAACCTTCTACTGGACCTTCTTGTCTGGGAAACATGAGAAAAAGGGCATCACCCTCTATCATCATGACAAACGACGGAGCAGCTTAGTTGTGGAGAAATTTCTTGGAAATTATGCGGGCTACGTTCATTGTGACATGTGGAGTGCTTATCGTCAGTTAGACAAGGCACAGCTGGTTGGCTGTTGGGCTCATGTTAGACGAAAGTTCTTTGAAGCGACTCCTAAGAAGACAAACAAGACTTCTTTAGGAGCCAAGGGTTTAGCCTACTGCGACCGCCTGTTTGCCTTAGAGAATGACTGGGCAGACTTGTCTACTGAGGAACGGCTACATAAACGTCAGACAGAGTTGGCTCCTTTGATGGACGAATTCTTTGACTGGTGTCGCAATCAGGCCGTTTTGCCAGGCTCCAAATTGGGCACTGCAATAGAATATAGCCTCAACTACGAAACCACTTTCCGAACCGTTCTCTCGGACGGTGACTTAGTCCTGTCTAACAATATGGCTGAGAGAGCAATGAAGACCTTAGTGATGGGCAGAAAAAATTGGCTTTTTTCTCAGAGCTTTGAGGGAGCCAAGTCGACAGCTGTCATTCTGAGTCTTTTGGAAACTGCTAAACGACACGGCCTTGATGCAGAAAAATATATGACCTATCTTCTAGAACACTTACCTAACGAGGAGACGCTCGCAAAAAAAGAGGTGCTAGAGGCTTATTTGCCATGGAAGGAAAAAATTAAAAGAGCTTGTAAATAG